The Nostoc sp. NIES-3756 DNA window TGTTAGCGGTAGCGCCGCTATTAGCGCGTGCTGAGTTATGAGTTGTGAGTAAGGCGAAAAAGACTATTGACTGTTGACTATGGACTAATAACTAATTATGTTTGGTAATACTAAGTCGGAATCAGGGAATAGTAAGTGGCGTAGCCAGTTGGATAAATTTGTTAAAGAAAATCAGCCAGAGTTAGCAGCGCTTTTCTGGGCTTTGTGGTTAGAAAATGGTAATAGTCAAGGTACTATTGGTATTGATTTACAGCCAACACCACATTTTGTTTATTGTCCTCAAGAAGCGGTTGAAAAATTAAACGAAAGTGTGGAAAATAGACTACAGGAACTTTTGGGAATTATTGAACATAATCAACCAGAAGTAGAAGTTTTGATGATTGGTATTGGTAAGGGGGAAATTAAGCTAATTCAGTTTGCACCAGAACCAGCACCACCGATTTGTTTTGAACAAGCTGGTAAGGATGTTGATAATTTATTGCAACTACTAGAACAGCGACTTAGTGAACAGATAAGTCCTATTTAGTACAGTATTTGCCAAATATATTAAATTAAAAACCTCGGTTGTTCACAAACCGAGGCTTTAGTATATGCTAGCTAGCTGTTTTAATCAACGTTTTTATCTATGTATTATTAAACTGTGATTTATAATTTCACTCAACTATCTTGGGAAATATAGCTGAGGTGAGACACTCAAACAAGTTCTAGCTATGGATATATAACCATTTGCCATAGCCCAAGATTCTTACTTGACTGGTTTTTCAGCCTCGGTAATTGCCTGCTCTAAAAAAATCTTAGCATCTTCAACCTGACCACTTTGCAAACAACCATAGACAATTTTGTTCCATTCCAGTAGATCCGAAAGTTTTTGTTGAGAACTTTCGGGTAATTGTGATGGTGCAACTTTGGAATAAAGACGGATATTATTCACCTTGTTATCTCCTTGTGTAATTTAGTTTCCTTTCTCTATATTTCACAATTCCCTATTTTATCGACATCTTCCTAAGACAGATAGATTAAATTAATAGTTTCTTAATTTTCTATTTATTTGAGAATTGGCAAAAAAGTTATATATAAGTATATACGTTGATTGTTCTATCCCTAATGAGGTAAAAAATATTATTAATCTATGACTATTAGAATAATTAGTAAAAATTTTAGTCTTTAAATATAACCATTTTTATAGATTCATTATATAAATTCGTTTGCAATCTTTGATTCAAGCTAACTCAGCAGTAAATACTAGATATACTATGGCTTTTTCATGATGATGCTTTATTAGCAATTGAGCATAAACGCTTTGATGTAGCTGCGTATAGTTTTTCTTACCAAAGTGAGAAGCAAGAATAATTAAACGCAGATGCAGGCAGATAAATTTGCAATGCAACAGACTAGAAAACGCTATAGTTAGCCAAGATAAATAAATCCTGTAGAGATGTTGCATATAAAGTCTCTTCAATAACCAAGAAATTACTATTCAAACATCCTCTAATTTTGCAATGGCAAAACAGTAATTAACTCAGAAAATCTCGCAAAGTCAGTTGTGTTATGAGTGAATAACTGAGGAATGCCATAAACTAACATTGTGGCGACAATATTAGCATCATGAACTTGTTTACCACCGCTAGGAATTTCCGCCATGAGTGTTAGTA harbors:
- the ccmS gene encoding beta-carboxysome assembly chaperone CcmS codes for the protein MMFGNTKSESGNSKWRSQLDKFVKENQPELAALFWALWLENGNSQGTIGIDLQPTPHFVYCPQEAVEKLNESVENRLQELLGIIEHNQPEVEVLMIGIGKGEIKLIQFAPEPAPPICFEQAGKDVDNLLQLLEQRLSEQISPI
- a CDS encoding type II toxin-antitoxin system VapC family toxin; the protein is MTERLLTLMAEIPSGGKQVHDANIVATMLVYGIPQLFTHNTTDFARFSELITVLPLQN